The Candidatus Aminicenantes bacterium genome includes a region encoding these proteins:
- a CDS encoding adenosylcobalamin-dependent ribonucleoside-diphosphate reductase, translating into MEGFTENAIKILRARYFKRNAAGEPEETRPSQLFNRVAQYVAQAEKNADAKRNWEKRFLEAMMKRDFMPNSPTLTGAGRGLCLSACFVLPVEDSLEAIFETVKNAALVHKEGGGTGFDFSRIRPQGSYVRKTQGIASGPVSFLRVIDAGTEAVKQGGTRRGANMGILRVDHPDILSFIDMKRDGHTAQNFNISVAVTETFIHALENQADYELLDPQSGNATGSLPARQVFEAMVDSAWRNGDPGLVFIERVNQLNPTAAQGPIRATNPCGEQPLHDYEACNLGSINVANFYQSGHDDPVQWERLRETIHMGVRFLDNVIDVNRYPLEPIREMAEANRRIGLGVMGFADLLLLAGIRYDSPQALDLARRIAGFFKQEATAASRELAGERGSFPRIEQSIYAGSVMRNASVLSIAPTGTISRLAGCSSSIEPVFAFEVVSRILDSEIRDVHPIYAKWREDHPQETHPDWFVTAGEIAPEDHLKMQEAFQESVDSAVSKTINFPHEASREDIAAAFRMAFSMNIKGLTVYRDGCRAVQVLNRADAETPQPMERPDALTAFTHKIPTGFGNLYITVTFFNERPFEVFCSIGKSGYSTMADAEAIGRLASLALRSGIPASDVAHQLKGIGGSEPTFHNGELVQSIPDAIAKILESHVGTVSGGGRDLNTINCPVCGATLTDEKCPTCPNCGWTRCTGT; encoded by the coding sequence ATGGAAGGATTCACGGAAAACGCCATAAAGATCCTTCGGGCTCGCTACTTTAAACGCAACGCCGCTGGTGAACCGGAAGAGACCCGCCCGTCCCAGTTGTTCAACCGCGTGGCGCAATACGTCGCCCAGGCTGAAAAAAACGCTGACGCAAAACGCAATTGGGAAAAGCGTTTCCTGGAAGCCATGATGAAGCGTGATTTCATGCCCAACTCGCCCACTTTAACCGGAGCGGGGCGGGGGCTTTGCCTTTCCGCCTGTTTCGTCCTGCCAGTGGAAGATTCCTTGGAAGCCATTTTCGAAACCGTGAAAAACGCGGCCCTGGTTCACAAAGAGGGGGGAGGGACCGGATTTGATTTCTCACGGATCCGGCCCCAGGGCAGTTATGTGCGCAAGACCCAGGGTATCGCTTCCGGACCGGTTTCCTTTCTTCGTGTAATTGACGCCGGAACGGAAGCGGTCAAGCAGGGAGGAACGCGCAGAGGCGCCAACATGGGCATCCTGCGCGTGGACCACCCCGATATCCTCTCTTTTATCGATATGAAACGCGACGGGCACACGGCGCAGAACTTCAATATCTCCGTGGCCGTCACGGAAACCTTTATCCATGCCCTGGAAAACCAAGCCGATTACGAACTGTTGGATCCCCAGTCCGGTAATGCCACGGGCAGTCTGCCGGCCCGGCAGGTGTTTGAAGCCATGGTGGATTCAGCCTGGCGCAATGGCGACCCCGGACTGGTGTTTATTGAACGGGTCAACCAACTCAATCCCACCGCGGCCCAGGGCCCCATTCGTGCCACCAATCCCTGCGGCGAACAGCCCCTTCACGATTACGAGGCATGCAACCTGGGTTCCATCAACGTGGCCAACTTTTATCAATCCGGCCACGATGATCCGGTTCAATGGGAACGCCTGCGTGAAACCATCCACATGGGAGTACGCTTTCTGGACAACGTGATCGACGTGAACCGTTACCCCCTGGAACCGATCCGGGAGATGGCCGAGGCCAACCGCCGCATCGGCCTGGGAGTAATGGGGTTCGCGGACCTGTTGTTGCTGGCCGGTATCCGCTACGATTCGCCGCAAGCCCTGGACCTGGCCCGGCGCATCGCCGGTTTTTTCAAACAGGAGGCCACCGCCGCATCGCGTGAATTGGCCGGAGAACGCGGATCGTTTCCCCGCATTGAGCAATCGATTTACGCTGGATCCGTCATGCGCAACGCGTCGGTCTTGAGCATCGCTCCCACCGGCACCATCTCCCGCCTGGCCGGATGTTCCTCCAGTATTGAACCGGTGTTTGCTTTTGAAGTGGTGTCACGTATCCTGGACAGCGAAATCCGGGACGTCCACCCCATTTACGCCAAGTGGCGGGAAGATCATCCGCAAGAGACCCACCCCGATTGGTTTGTCACCGCCGGAGAGATCGCCCCCGAAGACCACCTTAAAATGCAGGAGGCTTTCCAGGAATCCGTTGACAGCGCGGTGTCCAAAACCATCAACTTCCCGCACGAGGCCTCGCGGGAAGATATCGCCGCCGCTTTCCGCATGGCATTCTCCATGAATATCAAGGGGTTGACCGTATACCGCGACGGTTGTCGTGCGGTCCAGGTGCTCAACCGGGCCGACGCGGAAACTCCCCAACCCATGGAGCGCCCCGATGCCCTGACCGCGTTTACGCACAAGATTCCCACCGGTTTCGGCAACCTGTACATTACCGTCACCTTTTTTAACGAGCGCCCATTCGAGGTATTCTGCTCAATCGGGAAAAGCGGCTATTCCACCATGGCGGACGCCGAAGCGATCGGCCGCCTGGCTTCCCTGGCCCTGCGCAGCGGTATTCCCGCCAGCGACGTGGCCCATCAATTAAAGGGGATCGGCGGATCGGAGCCCACCTTTCACAACGGCGAACTGGTGCAATCCATTCCCGACGCCATCGCCAAGATATTGGAAAGTCACGTGGGAACGGTCAGCGGCGGCGGCAGGGACCTCAACACCATCAACTGCCCGGTTTGCGGCGCCACCCTCACGGACGAAAAGTGCCCCACCTGCCCCAATTGCGGCTGGACCCGCTGTACCGGGACGTGA
- the rsmH gene encoding 16S rRNA (cytosine(1402)-N(4))-methyltransferase RsmH has protein sequence MEPRHYPVMSNEIIDLLRNVPPGWMIDGTVGLGGHALRVLEEVPQLRVLGMDMDSNSLKEAKRRLDRWKERVVLIQADYTTSLDRPEIRNRDITAVLVDPGISSWQLQDAVRGFSHNLDGPLDMRKDRGSGITAADVVNNWDQVRLETVFRNYGDIRRAGELAKRIIETRLFAPIRTTAQLKQVVEKVFGSRFPRGVVHPAARVFQALRICVNRELDGVETFIMRLPAKMESGGRILFISFHSIEDRLVKQSLRRLQADGKVNCLRPFPILPQAAERLENPPSHSARLRVAEVA, from the coding sequence ATGGAACCCCGCCACTACCCGGTCATGAGCAATGAAATCATCGACCTGCTGCGGAATGTGCCGCCCGGGTGGATGATTGACGGGACCGTCGGCCTGGGGGGACACGCGCTTCGAGTATTAGAGGAAGTGCCGCAATTGCGGGTTCTGGGAATGGATATGGACAGCAATAGCTTGAAAGAGGCCAAACGGCGGCTGGACCGCTGGAAAGAGCGCGTGGTACTGATCCAGGCGGATTACACGACGAGCCTGGATCGTCCCGAAATCCGGAATCGCGACATAACCGCCGTGCTGGTGGATCCGGGTATTTCCAGTTGGCAGCTTCAGGATGCCGTCCGCGGTTTTTCCCACAATCTTGACGGGCCCCTGGATATGCGCAAGGATCGCGGTTCTGGAATCACCGCCGCGGATGTGGTCAATAACTGGGATCAGGTACGTCTCGAGACCGTGTTCCGCAACTATGGAGATATTCGGCGTGCCGGCGAACTGGCCAAGCGCATTATTGAAACGCGTCTTTTCGCGCCGATCCGTACCACGGCCCAACTAAAGCAAGTGGTGGAAAAGGTGTTCGGCTCGCGCTTCCCCCGTGGAGTGGTGCATCCCGCCGCCCGGGTATTTCAGGCCCTGCGCATCTGTGTTAACCGTGAGCTGGATGGTGTGGAAACCTTTATCATGCGTTTGCCCGCTAAAATGGAATCCGGGGGGCGGATTCTCTTTATTTCATTTCACTCTATTGAGGATCGCCTGGTGAAGCAGTCTTTGCGCCGCTTGCAGGCGGACGGCAAGGTCAACTGCCTGCGGCCCTTTCCCATCTTGCCGCAAGCGGCCGAACGGCTGGAGAACCCCCCTTCTCATTCGGCACGGCTACGGGTTGCGGAGGTGGCATGA
- a CDS encoding penicillin-binding protein 2 has translation MKINRQERNRTFVVFLFFGIWGLGIVFTLVRHQVFNYSRYLERVKAQSKGIVTLHPRRGTIYDRNGEILAISVQSHSAFLTAKEPDRCLKLFEHLQRTLPVSTPDAGEIRRRIRRGDRFIWYRRKLNDEDYQRLATLQKRLEEPVLLHFIKEYRRVYPQKEVAAHLLGGVGIDEQGLFGIEYGLDRMVRGRGGKVRVQRDARRRVFAVEPIDETRPGRDVTLTIDVPLQYMVQRELELGVRRFNARAGAAIVMDVHDGSILAMASYPNFSPDLAWKVPYKRVRNKALSFLYEPGSTFKVVLAAAALENRVVTISQEFDCGNGHFVIRNRRIEDVHPFDRLSFRDIIVQSSNVGAARVGLALGSERYYHAIRAFGFGRPVALDLPGNEAGLLKPARSWSEVSPAFMAFGYEIMVTPLQMARAFNAIAADGWMVEPRLLKKVEGISLDHAKGYRVISTDTARQIQTIMREVVERGTGRKSRVSGLTIAGKTGTAKKVKNGQYSNSYVSSFGGFFPLPSPRYTLFIVVDEPRTLYYGGDVAAPLFQSICERMRITERVFPLELAQG, from the coding sequence ATGAAGATTAACCGGCAGGAGCGCAACCGGACTTTCGTGGTTTTTCTGTTTTTCGGAATCTGGGGTTTGGGAATTGTGTTTACCTTGGTGCGTCACCAGGTGTTCAATTACAGCCGCTATCTGGAACGGGTGAAGGCCCAGAGCAAGGGGATTGTAACGCTTCATCCCCGCCGCGGCACCATCTACGATCGCAACGGTGAAATCCTGGCCATTTCCGTGCAATCCCATTCGGCCTTTTTAACCGCAAAAGAACCCGATCGTTGTTTGAAGTTGTTTGAGCATCTGCAGCGCACCTTGCCGGTTTCCACCCCGGATGCCGGCGAAATTCGCCGCCGCATCAGGCGTGGAGATCGTTTTATCTGGTATCGTCGCAAGCTGAACGACGAAGACTACCAGCGTCTGGCTACATTGCAGAAGCGCCTGGAAGAACCCGTGTTGCTTCACTTCATTAAGGAATACCGGCGTGTCTATCCCCAGAAAGAGGTGGCGGCGCACCTGCTGGGCGGAGTGGGGATCGATGAGCAAGGGCTTTTTGGTATCGAGTATGGCCTGGACAGAATGGTGCGCGGCCGGGGAGGCAAAGTGCGGGTCCAACGGGATGCGCGGCGCAGGGTATTTGCCGTGGAACCCATTGATGAAACCCGGCCCGGCCGGGATGTAACGCTCACCATAGACGTCCCCTTGCAATACATGGTCCAGCGGGAACTGGAGTTGGGAGTGCGGCGGTTCAACGCGCGCGCGGGGGCCGCTATTGTTATGGATGTGCATGACGGTTCCATCCTGGCCATGGCCAGTTATCCGAATTTCAGCCCGGATCTGGCCTGGAAAGTTCCCTACAAGCGGGTCCGCAACAAGGCGTTGTCTTTTTTATATGAGCCGGGATCCACGTTTAAAGTCGTTTTGGCCGCGGCGGCCCTGGAAAACCGTGTGGTGACAATTTCCCAGGAGTTTGATTGCGGAAACGGGCATTTCGTAATCCGCAACCGCCGCATTGAGGATGTGCACCCTTTCGATCGCCTCAGTTTTCGCGATATCATTGTTCAGTCCAGTAATGTGGGCGCGGCCCGGGTGGGGCTGGCCCTGGGGTCGGAACGTTATTACCACGCCATCCGGGCCTTCGGGTTTGGCCGGCCCGTGGCATTGGATCTGCCGGGAAATGAGGCTGGATTGCTGAAACCGGCCCGCAGTTGGAGCGAGGTGTCACCGGCATTCATGGCGTTTGGTTACGAAATCATGGTGACGCCGTTGCAGATGGCCCGTGCTTTTAACGCAATCGCTGCCGACGGCTGGATGGTTGAACCCAGACTGCTGAAAAAAGTGGAAGGCATCTCGCTGGATCATGCAAAAGGCTATCGTGTGATTTCAACGGATACGGCGCGGCAGATTCAAACCATCATGCGTGAGGTGGTTGAGCGGGGTACCGGCCGGAAATCCCGGGTTTCCGGGCTGACGATCGCCGGAAAGACCGGCACTGCGAAAAAAGTGAAAAACGGGCAGTACAGCAACAGTTACGTGTCCTCGTTCGGTGGGTTTTTCCCCCTGCCGTCACCGCGCTATACACTTTTCATTGTGGTGGACGAACCACGCACCCTTTATTACGGTGGCGACGTGGCGGCCCCACTATTTCAATCCATCTGTGAGCGCATGCGCATAACGGAAAGGGTTTTTCCCTTGGAGCTGGCCCAGGGCTGA
- a CDS encoding UDP-N-acetylmuramoyl-L-alanyl-D-glutamate--2,6-diaminopimelate ligase: MKLEQLIQGVRVLERLGGNPEIRSLRYDSRRVKPGDCFVAVRGFKRDGLDFLDQALANGAVAVVTEHAPRTGLPPVAWVRVADDRAALSRMAANLLGSEAGGVRMIGVTGTNGKTTVAGLIAAILSRIAPTGLCGTLGMTLQGAETSSSFHPSRLTTPESVDLFEFGAEVAAGGGRFMVMEASSAAIALKRVADIPFSLGVFTTFSGDHLDFHHTMEEYFRAKLSLFQSLGRDDWAVINIDDRAASRIVPELQCRYLTYGFAAGADITSGDCHFSLHGLRAVVRTPLGEAQLQSPLVGRINLLNIMAAVAAATVLKVPMEDIVSAMAVTPPMRGRLQPVYCGDFAVVVDFAHTDRALLQLLLSLREVTSGKVILVFGAGGDRDVTKRPRMGQVAADNADFILVTSDNPRSEDPHAIAAAITAGFPRDFSRFKLEPDRRQAIFFALDMARQGDTVVIAGKGHETTQTIGSEIVHFNDAEVVRDWLEQQGSKEA; encoded by the coding sequence ATGAAATTGGAACAATTAATCCAAGGCGTGCGTGTACTGGAGCGTCTGGGCGGGAATCCTGAAATACGGAGTCTGCGTTATGACTCACGCCGGGTGAAACCCGGGGATTGTTTTGTGGCCGTGCGCGGATTCAAGCGTGACGGCCTGGATTTTCTGGATCAAGCATTGGCCAATGGAGCGGTGGCCGTGGTGACTGAGCACGCTCCCCGGACGGGTCTTCCTCCTGTGGCCTGGGTCCGGGTGGCGGATGATCGGGCCGCTCTAAGCCGCATGGCGGCGAACCTCCTTGGATCCGAGGCGGGAGGGGTGCGGATGATCGGCGTTACGGGGACCAACGGCAAGACAACGGTGGCGGGCCTCATCGCGGCCATTCTTTCCCGCATTGCCCCCACCGGCTTGTGCGGCACCCTGGGGATGACGTTGCAGGGCGCTGAAACGTCATCATCCTTTCATCCCTCCCGCCTCACCACTCCTGAATCAGTGGACTTGTTTGAATTTGGAGCGGAAGTGGCTGCCGGCGGCGGCCGCTTTATGGTGATGGAAGCGTCTTCCGCTGCCATCGCTCTGAAGCGGGTGGCTGATATTCCTTTCAGTCTTGGTGTGTTCACGACTTTTTCCGGTGATCACCTCGATTTCCATCACACCATGGAGGAGTATTTCCGGGCCAAGCTCAGCTTGTTCCAGAGCCTGGGGCGAGACGACTGGGCCGTTATCAATATCGATGATCGCGCGGCCTCGCGAATCGTTCCTGAACTGCAATGTCGCTACCTGACCTACGGTTTTGCCGCGGGAGCGGATATCACCTCCGGGGATTGCCATTTTTCCCTGCATGGCCTGCGGGCGGTGGTTCGCACTCCATTGGGCGAGGCGCAGTTGCAATCACCGCTTGTGGGTCGCATCAACCTGCTCAACATCATGGCCGCCGTGGCCGCGGCCACGGTGCTGAAGGTACCCATGGAAGATATTGTTTCCGCTATGGCCGTCACGCCTCCGATGCGGGGGCGGTTGCAGCCGGTATATTGCGGGGACTTTGCGGTGGTGGTGGATTTCGCGCATACGGATCGCGCCCTGCTGCAACTCCTCTTGTCTTTGCGGGAAGTCACTTCCGGAAAGGTGATACTGGTATTTGGAGCCGGAGGCGACCGGGATGTGACCAAGCGCCCGCGCATGGGGCAAGTGGCGGCGGATAACGCGGATTTCATTCTGGTGACTAGCGACAACCCCCGATCCGAAGATCCGCATGCCATTGCCGCGGCCATTACCGCCGGATTTCCGCGTGATTTTTCCCGGTTCAAACTGGAGCCGGATCGCAGGCAGGCCATTTTCTTTGCCCTCGATATGGCCCGGCAAGGTGACACGGTGGTGATTGCCGGCAAAGGTCATGAGACCACGCAGACCATCGGCAGTGAAATAGTGCATTTCAATGATGCCGAAGTCGTTCGGGATTGGCTCGAGCAACAGGGTTCAAAGGAGGCCTGA
- the murF gene encoding UDP-N-acetylmuramoyl-tripeptide--D-alanyl-D-alanine ligase has product MMPKSFGIGSSNRVQRRPDVPELALGMIASATAGDLEGGSLNQPVRRFLFDTRELNESDCLFFALRGEHTDGHCFLDKLGAFPGSAAVVSEDWRGKVSVPVIRVKDPLAAAQQLASHIRAHGSAVRYAGITGSAGKTSAKEFLFQLLGSRFRAYRSRGNWNNRIGLPFSLLNMGDDTEAAVFELAMSDPGRGEIHSLAKILRPDVAVILNALPVHLEFLGSVENVARAKSEITDFLCADDCLVLNGDDAFLAAVLTERPGRMVRFGRNPHGNDVVLAGVERSGHGCVMKTIWWGKSARFHTNLIHHVHLDNLFAAMVTAYQLGVDHCEMQRVMDRMEPVNGRGVIRRLKHFTVVDETYNSNPEAVKRVLAWVATEFSLPRVAVLGDMLELGPRELEFHREVGEFWAGLEYAALITVGPRAQVIFQAALEAGADPKRVVALPDAAAAAQYLKSRFSDPCVLVLKASRGIGLERILEELSHD; this is encoded by the coding sequence ATGATGCCGAAGTCGTTCGGGATTGGCTCGAGCAACAGGGTTCAAAGGAGGCCTGACGTGCCGGAATTAGCACTCGGAATGATCGCTTCCGCCACGGCAGGAGATCTGGAAGGTGGATCTTTGAACCAACCGGTACGTCGGTTTCTGTTTGACACCCGCGAACTGAATGAATCCGATTGTTTGTTTTTCGCCTTGCGGGGAGAGCATACGGACGGGCATTGTTTCCTTGATAAATTGGGCGCCTTTCCCGGCAGCGCCGCCGTGGTGTCAGAGGATTGGCGGGGAAAAGTTTCCGTACCGGTCATACGTGTCAAGGATCCCCTGGCAGCGGCACAGCAACTTGCGTCCCATATACGCGCTCACGGTTCAGCGGTGCGTTATGCGGGCATTACCGGCAGCGCGGGCAAAACGTCGGCCAAAGAGTTTTTGTTTCAACTCCTGGGATCCAGGTTTCGGGCGTACCGTTCCAGGGGAAACTGGAATAACCGCATTGGTTTGCCTTTTTCTTTGTTGAATATGGGTGATGACACCGAAGCCGCTGTGTTTGAACTGGCCATGAGCGATCCCGGTCGCGGTGAAATTCATAGCCTGGCAAAGATTTTGCGGCCCGATGTCGCCGTGATTCTCAATGCACTACCGGTTCACCTGGAATTCCTGGGTTCCGTTGAAAACGTGGCCCGGGCCAAAAGCGAGATTACCGATTTCCTTTGCGCAGATGATTGCCTGGTGCTGAACGGAGATGATGCTTTTCTGGCCGCGGTCCTGACGGAGCGTCCCGGCCGGATGGTGCGTTTTGGTCGCAATCCGCACGGCAACGATGTGGTGTTGGCCGGCGTGGAGCGAAGCGGTCATGGTTGTGTCATGAAAACCATCTGGTGGGGAAAGTCGGCCCGTTTCCACACCAACCTGATTCACCATGTGCATCTGGATAACCTGTTTGCCGCCATGGTCACGGCCTACCAGCTCGGCGTCGACCATTGTGAAATGCAACGGGTCATGGATCGCATGGAGCCCGTAAACGGTCGGGGTGTGATCCGCAGGCTGAAACACTTCACCGTGGTTGATGAAACCTACAATTCCAATCCCGAAGCGGTGAAACGGGTGCTGGCCTGGGTGGCGACTGAGTTCAGCCTGCCGCGGGTGGCGGTTCTGGGCGACATGCTGGAACTGGGGCCACGGGAATTGGAATTTCATCGCGAAGTCGGCGAGTTCTGGGCCGGTCTCGAATACGCCGCCCTGATTACGGTCGGCCCCCGGGCGCAAGTGATATTTCAGGCCGCTCTCGAAGCCGGCGCGGACCCGAAGCGCGTGGTTGCTCTGCCCGACGCCGCAGCAGCGGCGCAATACCTGAAAAGTCGCTTTTCTGACCCCTGTGTTTTGGTATTGAAAGCATCGCGGGGAATAGGCCTGGAGCGAATCCTGGAGGAGTTATCTCATGATTGA
- the murD gene encoding UDP-N-acetylmuramoyl-L-alanine--D-glutamate ligase, whose translation MIESGVAVVGFGRTGRAMLDFLLESGDPPSLMLYTDKPPDRDETVRTYKRRGVCFLAGPGDFARLGTAHTVVLSPGVDGRAERFQDLRNRGVSVVSEIEYAAGCNQATIVGVTGTNGKSTTVSLIHHLLRRAGRSAFLAGNIGTPFVSLVRKMKKSDVAVLEISSFQLEEIRDFRPHVGVLLNLTPDHLDRYPGVDAYAEAKQRLFVNQQPGDFAVANGDDPLVRQLLESVSRGKKIWFSSAGHLRGGVYLEKDEIHLDFSLKKDRVPLNTFPLPGPHNLENYLAAAAAVHLLGVSGRDIAAGAADFCGLPHRMETVGIVEGVRFVNDSKATNVDAAQKAILSVNVPAVLILGGKDKGGDFAGLEALIHQRIKRVLLLGEATDRIRAQLTGVSGILEEVEDLAEAVDRGFALLRGGDGMVLLAPGCASFDMFNSFEHRGDVFRAAVTELGMRANCLGGG comes from the coding sequence ATGATTGAGTCTGGAGTGGCCGTGGTTGGTTTCGGGCGAACCGGTCGCGCCATGCTCGATTTCCTCCTGGAAAGCGGGGATCCACCTTCTTTAATGTTGTATACCGACAAACCGCCGGATCGCGATGAAACCGTCAGAACGTACAAACGCAGGGGCGTGTGCTTTTTGGCCGGGCCGGGCGACTTTGCCCGCCTGGGGACGGCGCATACCGTAGTGCTCAGTCCCGGTGTGGATGGACGTGCGGAGCGCTTTCAGGATTTGAGGAATCGTGGTGTTTCGGTTGTGTCCGAAATCGAGTACGCGGCCGGCTGCAACCAGGCAACCATTGTGGGCGTTACCGGCACCAACGGCAAGTCCACGACAGTGAGTTTGATTCATCACCTGCTCCGGCGTGCCGGACGGTCTGCTTTTCTTGCCGGAAATATCGGCACGCCGTTCGTTTCACTGGTGCGGAAAATGAAAAAGAGTGACGTGGCCGTATTGGAGATATCCAGTTTCCAACTGGAAGAGATCCGTGATTTCCGACCTCACGTGGGTGTGCTGCTGAATCTTACTCCCGATCACCTGGACCGCTATCCCGGAGTGGATGCCTATGCCGAAGCCAAGCAACGTCTGTTTGTCAATCAACAACCGGGCGACTTTGCGGTCGCCAATGGGGATGATCCCCTGGTCAGGCAATTGCTGGAATCGGTCAGCCGCGGGAAAAAGATATGGTTTTCAAGCGCCGGGCATCTTCGCGGTGGCGTGTATCTGGAAAAAGATGAAATCCACCTGGATTTTTCTTTAAAAAAAGACCGCGTGCCCCTGAACACGTTTCCATTGCCCGGGCCCCACAATCTGGAAAATTACCTGGCCGCGGCCGCGGCCGTGCACCTGCTGGGCGTGAGTGGTCGTGATATCGCCGCCGGGGCGGCCGATTTTTGCGGCTTGCCGCACCGTATGGAAACCGTGGGCATTGTGGAAGGTGTGCGGTTCGTAAACGACTCCAAGGCCACCAACGTGGATGCCGCGCAAAAAGCGATTCTCAGTGTGAATGTTCCCGCGGTGCTGATCCTAGGCGGCAAGGACAAAGGCGGTGATTTCGCCGGTCTGGAAGCGTTGATTCATCAACGCATCAAGCGCGTGCTGTTGTTGGGGGAGGCAACGGATCGGATTCGCGCCCAACTTACCGGCGTTTCCGGCATCCTGGAGGAGGTAGAAGACTTGGCCGAAGCCGTAGACCGCGGTTTCGCCCTTTTGCGCGGCGGCGATGGCATGGTGTTGTTGGCTCCAGGGTGCGCCAGTTTCGACATGTTCAACAGTTTTGAACACCGGGGAGATGTGTTTCGTGCCGCGGTGACCGAATTGGGTATGCGCGCGAATTGTCTTGGAGGAGGCTGA